A stretch of DNA from Longimicrobium sp.:
CGCCCTCCCCGTCCACTCGCGGGCCGCGTTCCGACCTGCGCTGCCGATCCGCATCCGACCCCAAGAAGGTGTAATTGCCGTTACCCCGTCGTGCGCATCCCGGCTCTCCGGCGTCCACGATCTGCACCTACGCCAGGAGCACCTGTGCCTGGACGAACCCGTCTCGCCGGCGTGGATGCGATCCACAAGGGACTAAACAGACCGCATTACACTCTTGACCTTTTAAACACATGTGGTTATTCTTTTTCACGAGATCGACCGAGACATCCGAACTTCGCCCGATCGCGAGAGAAGGCCCCTGACCGGAGACGCCGGTCCGGGGCCTTCGTGCACACTGGACGTGCCGGGAGGGGCCGATCCACGCCTCCGATGCCCTGTGCAACGAAGGACGAGCGTCGGGGCACGGGCAGCGGAAAGGCGACGGGCCGGCCATGGAGGATGGGCGCGAGGGTGGCGAGGTCGACCTGGAGAGCGAGAGCGGCGCCCGCCTGGCGGCGAGGAGCTGCCGGTGGACGATCGCCCGACGGCGGCGGACGGTCTTCGCTCGCGAACCGCCGGTCCCGATCCGGACCGGGACCGGCGCACTGTACCATCTGCCTTCCGGGGGCACCGGCAGGCATTTCCGAAGGAGGCCCGACATGGACCTCGGCAGTCCGATCTTCACCGTGGAGTGGCCGCACCTGCTGGGGGGCGGGGCGGTGGGCACCGTGCTTCTCCTGGCGCTGGTCGAGCGCCTGCGCAGGACGTTCGCCACCCGGACCGACCTGAACGGGTTCGGGGAGCGGGTGAACAACCTCGACACCCACTACGCCGAGCTGCGCAGGGCGGTCGACGACGTGAGGGAGCGGCTGGGGACCGTGGAGACCGAGCAGAAGCTCCAGTGGGAGCGCGTGATGGAGCAGGTGATAAAGCCACTGGAGCGGATCACCGACAAGCTGGAGACGGTGGGGAAGGCGCAGGCCGCGCAGGCCACGGCACTGGACCACATCGGCAAGTGGCTCGACCGCGTCGACGAGGTGCGCGGCGGCTCCCCCTCCAGCCGGCGCCGCCCGTAGCCGGCGCCGGCGGTCGCGGAGCGGGGGGCGCGTCTCCCGCTCCGTCGAGCTCACCCTCTCCCGTGCTTTGGAAAGTGGGAGAAGGCTGCCGCTCGTGCGGCGGCGGGCGAGGGCCGCCCGCCGCCGCGCTCGCACTCACGCCACCCGCGCGAAGCGCCTCACAGCTCGCCGCTCTCCACCCGGTCGCGCAGGTCGTACCACCACCCCGGGAGCACCCCGCGAGCGGTGAGCATCCGGCGCAGCCCCTCCAGCGCGTCCAGCTTGCGCAGCCGCTCCTCTCCCGCGGGGGCGATCCCGCCCACGAAGCGCACCATGGCGTCGAACGACCCGAACAGGTCCTCCGCCTCCCGCTCCATCCCGCCTCTCGCGCCGCCCTCCGCCGCGGCGGCTCCCGGCGCCGGCGACGACGCGGCCGACCCCGTGCGCAGCCACTCCCCCGTGGTGCCGCCCAGCTCCGCGATCCGCTCCAGCGTGTACGCGTGCGGCACCGCGCCGCCCGTCTCCCAGCGCGCGATCGAGCCCGCGTGCACCCCCACCCGGCGGGCCAGCTCCTCGCGGTCCCACCCCATCCGCTCGCGCAGGGCGCGGATGCGGTGGCCCACCGCCCGCCGTTCGTTCATCGTCGCCATGGCGCTT
This window harbors:
- a CDS encoding helix-turn-helix transcriptional regulator; its protein translation is MATMNERRAVGHRIRALRERMGWDREELARRVGVHAGSIARWETGGAVPHAYTLERIAELGGTTGEWLRTGSAASSPAPGAAAAEGGARGGMEREAEDLFGSFDAMVRFVGGIAPAGEERLRKLDALEGLRRMLTARGVLPGWWYDLRDRVESGEL